AAACGTTACGAGGAAGAAACCAACCTCCGCTGCCATATCCTCCTGGATACCTCTTCTTCCATGTACTATCCGGAAGAAAACTTTGGCAAAATGACTTTTAGCGTCATGGCGGCTGCCAGCCTCACCTACCTTCTGCAGCGACAAAAAGATGCAGTAAGCTTATGTACATTCTCCGAAAGCATTGAAATACAGACTGCGGTCAAATCGACGCCATCGCATGTTCATAAGATCATGCTGGAACTGGAAAACCAGTTGCAGGCTAAGAGGCCTCTCTTAAAAACATCTGTTTCAGAAGTACTCCACCAAATTGCCGAAAAGATTCATAAGCGTTCGCTGGTTGTCATTTTCAGCGACATGTTTGATAACCTGGAAGAGGCCGAGAAGATTTTTTCAGCTCTACAGCATTTGCGACATAATCTGCATGAAGTACTGTTATTCCATGTGACCGACCGCCGGACTGAAGAAGATTTTGCTTTTGAAAACCGTCCTTACGAATTTATCGATCTCGAAACCGGCGACAGGATAAAGGTTCAGCCTGATCAGGTGCGGGAGTCTTACAAGGAATTTGTAGGCGATTTTTATCAAAAACTGAAACTAAAATGTGGTCAGTATAAGATCGATTTCATAGAAGCCGACATCGCCAAAGGTTTTGACCCCATTCTATTGGCCTATTTAGTAAAACACTCGAAAATGAGGTAATTTTTTAAGAAATTTGATGTGAGATCCCTCTATCAGGCCTCGCACATCACGTTATGAAAAATTGGCTCACGGCTATCTCGCGTCTACTCGTTATCATTATTCTGTTCAATGGCTGCAAATCCGCAGAGAAATCACTTAAAAAAGGAGATTTTGACGATTCGGTATTACGTTCAGCCGATAGGCTAAAAAGCTCTCCCAGCCAATCCTCGTCCATGGAAACGCTCAAACAAGCGTATCCACTTGCCGTCGAGCAGCATTTGAATGACATTAAGCAGTTTCAGTCTTCCGATGATA
The genomic region above belongs to Dyadobacter pollutisoli and contains:
- a CDS encoding DUF58 domain-containing protein, which codes for MSNRQLDLAKVREFGNLEFLAKQLVEGFITGLHKSPFHGFSVEFAEHQLYNTGESTRNIDWKVFAKTDRLYVKRYEEETNLRCHILLDTSSSMYYPEENFGKMTFSVMAAASLTYLLQRQKDAVSLCTFSESIEIQTAVKSTPSHVHKIMLELENQLQAKRPLLKTSVSEVLHQIAEKIHKRSLVVIFSDMFDNLEEAEKIFSALQHLRHNLHEVLLFHVTDRRTEEDFAFENRPYEFIDLETGDRIKVQPDQVRESYKEFVGDFYQKLKLKCGQYKIDFIEADIAKGFDPILLAYLVKHSKMR